One stretch of Streptomyces agglomeratus DNA includes these proteins:
- a CDS encoding amidohydrolase, producing MSQLICESEEAALPGMVQLPGTLPETLRLELIAFRRDLHMHPELGNQEFRTTAAIKARLEKAGLAPRVLPTGTGLICDIGTAPAGRDAVRPILALRADIDALPIPDTKTGVPYRSTVPDRAHACGHDVHTTVVLGAGLVLAELDRQGLLPQPVRLIFQPAEEMMPGGALGVIEAGGLNGVGKIIAVHCDPKVDAGRIGLRTGPITSACDRLEVSLDGPGGHTARPHLTTDLVTAVARVATDVPALVARRVDARAGLAVTWGRIESGHACNVIPQRAELAGTVRCLDLDAWHEAPDLIHAAIDEIATLHGAKSEINYVRGVPPVVNEHAVTELLTDAMAARRGLHAIEDTEQSLGGEDFSWYLEQVPGAMARLGVRTPGDTARRDLHRGDFDVDEAAIEAGVELFTAAALLDGHRS from the coding sequence ATGAGCCAGCTGATCTGCGAGTCCGAAGAAGCAGCGCTGCCGGGTATGGTCCAGCTCCCCGGCACGCTGCCCGAGACCCTGCGTCTCGAGCTGATCGCCTTCCGGCGTGACCTGCACATGCACCCGGAGCTCGGGAACCAGGAATTCCGCACCACCGCCGCGATCAAGGCCCGCCTGGAGAAGGCCGGCCTCGCGCCGCGCGTGCTGCCCACCGGCACCGGACTCATCTGCGACATCGGGACGGCCCCGGCGGGCCGGGACGCCGTACGACCGATCCTGGCCCTCCGCGCCGACATCGACGCGCTGCCCATCCCGGACACCAAGACGGGCGTTCCGTACCGCTCCACCGTCCCGGACCGCGCGCACGCCTGCGGCCACGACGTGCACACCACGGTGGTGCTCGGCGCCGGTCTGGTCCTCGCCGAGCTGGACCGCCAGGGCCTGCTGCCGCAGCCGGTGCGGCTGATCTTCCAGCCCGCCGAGGAGATGATGCCCGGCGGCGCGCTCGGCGTGATCGAGGCAGGCGGCCTCAACGGCGTGGGCAAGATCATCGCCGTCCACTGCGACCCCAAGGTCGACGCCGGCCGCATCGGCCTGCGTACGGGCCCGATCACCTCGGCCTGCGACCGGCTGGAGGTCTCGCTGGACGGCCCCGGCGGCCACACCGCCCGCCCGCACCTCACCACCGACCTGGTCACGGCCGTCGCCAGGGTCGCCACCGACGTCCCCGCGCTGGTCGCCCGCCGCGTCGACGCGCGCGCCGGGCTGGCCGTCACCTGGGGCCGCATCGAGTCCGGGCACGCCTGCAACGTCATCCCGCAGCGCGCCGAACTGGCCGGCACCGTCCGCTGCCTGGACCTCGACGCCTGGCACGAGGCACCGGATCTGATCCACGCCGCGATCGACGAGATCGCGACGCTGCACGGCGCCAAGTCGGAGATCAACTACGTCCGCGGCGTCCCGCCCGTCGTGAACGAGCACGCCGTCACCGAGCTGCTCACCGACGCCATGGCCGCCAGGCGCGGACTGCACGCGATCGAGGACACCGAGCAGAGCCTGGGCGGCGAGGACTTCTCCTGGTACCTGGAGCAGGTTCCCGGCGCGATGGCCCGTCTCGGTGTGCGCACGCCTGGCGACACGGCCCGGCGGGACCTGCATCGTGGTGATTTCGACGTGGACGAGGCCGCGATCGAGGCCGGAGTCGAACTCTTCACAGCCGCCGCGCTCCTCGACGGACACCGTTCGTAA
- a CDS encoding BMP family lipoprotein — MRRVTRLATVAIASTALALSATACGKTSDSGSDSKEASAAIAYDIGGRGDQSFNDAAYAGLAKAEKDLDIKGNDQEPNEGESDADKVQRLTGLARAGNNPVIGVGFAYAPAIKKVAPKFPKTTFGIIDDTSVTGKNIANMVFNEEQGSYLAGVAAAKATKTNKVGFIGGVEVPLIKKFEAGFAQGVKDTNPKVQVRTQYLTQPPNFDGFSKPDLGKAAAQGQLDKGADVIYHAAGLAGSGSIEAAATDGKWAIGVDSDQYNQEGLAKYKAKILTSVTKDVSDAVYNLIKSVKDGKPQSGEVRYGLDKDGVGLSDSNPEYQKMTDLIAAVEKAKADIIAGKIKVKTAP; from the coding sequence TTGCGCCGCGTAACCAGGCTTGCCACTGTGGCAATCGCGTCCACAGCTCTCGCACTCTCCGCCACCGCGTGTGGCAAGACGTCGGACTCCGGTTCCGACTCCAAGGAAGCCAGCGCCGCCATCGCGTACGACATCGGCGGCCGTGGCGACCAGTCCTTCAACGACGCGGCGTACGCCGGTCTGGCGAAGGCCGAGAAGGACCTGGACATCAAGGGCAACGACCAGGAGCCCAACGAGGGCGAGTCGGACGCCGACAAGGTCCAGCGCCTCACCGGACTGGCCCGCGCCGGCAACAACCCGGTGATCGGTGTCGGCTTCGCCTACGCCCCGGCCATAAAGAAGGTCGCGCCGAAGTTCCCGAAGACCACCTTCGGCATCATCGACGACACCTCGGTGACCGGTAAGAACATCGCCAACATGGTGTTCAACGAGGAGCAGGGCTCCTACCTCGCCGGCGTCGCCGCCGCCAAGGCCACCAAGACCAACAAGGTCGGCTTCATCGGTGGTGTCGAGGTCCCGCTGATCAAGAAGTTCGAGGCGGGCTTCGCCCAGGGCGTCAAGGACACCAACCCCAAGGTCCAGGTGCGCACGCAGTACCTGACGCAGCCGCCGAACTTCGACGGCTTCTCCAAGCCCGACCTCGGCAAGGCCGCCGCCCAGGGCCAGCTCGACAAGGGCGCCGACGTGATCTACCACGCCGCGGGTCTCGCGGGCTCCGGCTCGATCGAGGCGGCCGCCACGGACGGCAAGTGGGCCATCGGCGTCGACTCGGACCAGTACAACCAGGAGGGTCTGGCCAAGTACAAGGCCAAGATCCTGACGTCCGTCACCAAGGACGTCTCCGACGCGGTCTACAACCTGATCAAGTCGGTCAAGGACGGCAAGCCGCAGAGCGGTGAGGTCCGCTACGGCCTCGACAAGGACGGCGTCGGCCTCTCCGACTCCAACCCCGAGTACCAGAAGATGACGGACCTCATCGCCGCCGTCGAAAAGGCGAAGGCCGACATCATCGCGGGCAAGATCAAGGTCAAGACCGCGCCGTAG